The following are encoded together in the Zonotrichia albicollis isolate bZonAlb1 chromosome 10, bZonAlb1.hap1, whole genome shotgun sequence genome:
- the LOC141730457 gene encoding uncharacterized protein LOC141730457, producing MPRAASSRSRCCRPSCPARCPALPRARCAAQGSLAGMLPGGGSVTLGLPGRRGPCRSLGCWGGRRGHAGLGLGGARGRALRAGGLRAGGGRQPAAGTRSPRPLPPSAAAGSGGAGTRTPRALRPPAARRGPARSGAAPPRGGRSQWSPGRAGGAAPPGSSRHGPGPRERHPRCEPRTASWGAAGGRAARNSPGDAAGSGSPRPSRLTWPVHQGYSPERGCEHKCHPKFTAVLHPAKT from the exons ATGCCCAGGGCTGCGAGCAGCAGATCGCGCTGCTGCCGGCCCTCGTGCCCGGCGCGGTGCCCGGCGCTGCCGCGGGCTCGGTGCgctgcccagggctccctggCCGGCATGCTGCCCGGAGGCGGCTCGGTCACTCTCGGGCTGCCGGGGCGGCGCGGACCATGCCGCAGCCTAGGCTgctggggcgggcggcgcggccatgcggggctggggctcggcggggcgcggggccgggcgctgcgggcgggcGGCctgcgggccgggggcgggcggcAGCCGGCGGCGGGGACGCGCAGCCCGCGCCCGCTGCCTCCATCGGCGGCGGCCGGCTCGGGGGGCGCGGGGACGCGCACGCCTCGCGCCCTGCGCCCGCCCGCTGCCCGGCGCGGCCCCgcgcggagcggagcggccccgccccGGGGCGGCCGCAGCCAATGGAGCCCCGGCCGGGCgggcggagcggccccgcccGGCTCCTCCCGGCACGGCCCGGGGCCCCGGGAGCGGCACCCGCGGTGTGAGCCGCGCACCGCTAGCTGGGGTGCCGCGGGAGGCAGGGCAGCTCGCAACAGCCCCGGGGACGCGGCGGGAAGCGGCTCTCCCCGACCCTCCCGTCTGACGTGGCCTGTGCACCAGGGGTACAGCCCGGAGCGG GGATGTGAACACAAATGTCACCCCAAGTTCACTGCAGTGCTCCATCCAGCAAAGACCTGA